CGCGGCGCGTTGGCGGGGTCGTCGTTCTCCTGCACGTGCCAGGCGACCGGCTCCATCTCGAGCCCGTTGAAGTAGCGGGCGAGCATGAGGAAGTTCGGGTTGCTGACGAGGTTCGTCGACCAGTCGACGCGCATGAACTCGCGCTCGTACCAGGGCCGGTCCGTCGAGTTCTCGACGATGACGTTGAACTCCTCGCCGGTGACCGTGTTGTACTCGCGGCGGATGTCGAAGTGGCTCTCGATCGCGTACATCGCGACCGGGGCGCCGGCCGTCTCCGAGGTGCCGTTGATGCCCTCGGGATCCGAGCCCGCGATCGCCTCGTAGGCGCGACGCGCGACGAGGAAGTCCTCCTGAACCTCCCAGACGATCCGCTCGAGCTCGCCCGACTCACCGACGAACGTGAAGTCCGTCGTGTACGGGGTGTCGACGACCGTCTGCAAGAAGTAGAACTCGGCGCCGTCGAGATCCGCCTTGCGGGTCACGTTCGGCTGCACGCGGTTCACGGCGTCCTGCGCTTCCACGCAGCCGACCAACAGGGTCAGCGCCGTCATCCAAAGCCACGCTCGGTTTCTCATCGTTCCTCCAACCAGGGGTGGTCGGGCGCTCGACCGCGCCGCGACGGCGGCCCAAGGAGCAAGAAGCGTGCGCTAGGTCCCAGAGCCCACGAAAATGGGGGTCTCCGCCGTTCCGTCACCGAATCGAAACGGCGATTACGGCCGTCTCCGAAACGCGCGTGACGGTGCGGAAGCGGCTACAGTCCGCCCGGATGCGGCGCGAGAACATCGAGGTGGCGGGCCGGCGGGTGGAGCACCTGCGGCTCGAACGAGAGGGCCCTCCGCTCGTGCTCCTGCACGGCGCGGGGGCGAACGCCGAGGTGTGGCGGCCGGTGTGCGCGAAGACGCACGGCTTCGATCTCGCGGCGCCTTCTCTCCCGGGCCGAGGTGAGTCGGAAGGCGCGCCGCCGGCCACGGCCGCGGAGGCCGCAGACGGGCTCGAGCGCTACCTCGACGCGCTCGACGTGGAGGCGCCCATCTTGCTCGGGCACTCCTACGGGGGCGCCGTCGCGATCGAGCTGGCGCTCCGGGGGCGGGCGCAGGGGCTTGTGCTCGTCGCCACGGGGGCGCGCCTCCGGGTCCACCCCGCCGTGATCGCGGCGGCGGAGGCCGCGGTGTCGGACGGCGCGCCGATGTCCGCCGCCCTCGCGTTCGGGTCCGGGGTCGACTCCTCGACCGTCGCCGCCTACGAGGACGCCGC
The Sandaracinaceae bacterium genome window above contains:
- a CDS encoding alpha/beta hydrolase, which translates into the protein MRRENIEVAGRRVEHLRLEREGPPLVLLHGAGANAEVWRPVCAKTHGFDLAAPSLPGRGESEGAPPATAAEAADGLERYLDALDVEAPILLGHSYGGAVAIELALRGRAQGLVLVATGARLRVHPAVIAAAEAAVSDGAPMSAALAFGSGVDSSTVAAYEDAASRTPPAAALADWRACDAFDRMDALSEVRAPALVIAGEDDALTPPKFHAFLAERLPRAQLERIAGAGHMLPWSHTERLARMLRTWAAGVT